In one Sphingomonas sanguinis genomic region, the following are encoded:
- a CDS encoding L-threonylcarbamoyladenylate synthase, with translation MTFPPDDPTLPFGPDAIRAAASMILDGGIVAVSTETVYGLAADATDATGVARIYAAKGRPSFNPLIVHVPDLKAAQTLAEFDDDALALARAFWPGPLTLVRPLKAGAGIASLVTAGLDTVAIRVPRHRAMQALLAESGRPLAAPSANASGGISPTRAAHVRASLGPGVPVIDDGATEAGLESTIVAGRTILRPGPVTAAMLAQVLGDVEQGPQTPAIVTAPGQLASHYAPRKPLRLNVTQAAADEWLIGFGDVCGQDSLSERGDPVEAAARLFDALHRADASDRTRLAVAPIPDEGIGEAINDRLRRAATR, from the coding sequence ATGACCTTTCCCCCTGACGACCCGACCCTGCCCTTCGGCCCCGATGCGATCCGCGCCGCCGCGTCCATGATCCTGGACGGCGGTATCGTCGCGGTGTCGACCGAGACGGTCTATGGCCTGGCCGCCGACGCGACCGACGCGACAGGCGTGGCGCGCATCTATGCGGCCAAGGGGCGGCCTTCGTTCAATCCGCTGATCGTCCACGTTCCCGATCTGAAGGCGGCGCAGACGCTGGCGGAATTCGATGACGATGCATTGGCGCTGGCGCGCGCCTTCTGGCCGGGACCGCTGACTTTGGTGCGCCCGCTCAAGGCCGGGGCTGGCATCGCGTCACTCGTCACGGCGGGGCTGGATACGGTCGCCATCCGCGTACCGCGCCACCGCGCGATGCAGGCGCTGCTGGCGGAAAGCGGCCGTCCGCTCGCCGCGCCGTCGGCCAATGCCAGCGGCGGGATCAGCCCGACCCGTGCCGCGCATGTCCGCGCGAGCCTGGGACCGGGCGTGCCGGTCATCGACGACGGCGCAACCGAGGCTGGATTGGAGTCGACCATCGTCGCGGGCCGCACCATCCTGCGCCCCGGCCCGGTGACGGCGGCGATGCTGGCGCAGGTGCTCGGCGATGTGGAGCAAGGTCCGCAGACCCCCGCCATCGTCACCGCGCCGGGCCAGCTCGCCAGCCATTATGCGCCGCGCAAACCCCTGCGCCTGAATGTCACGCAAGCGGCGGCGGACGAGTGGCTGATCGGCTTCGGCGACGTATGTGGGCAGGACAGCCTGTCGGAGCGCGGCGATCCGGTCGAAGCGGCGGCGCGGCTGTTCGACGCGCTCCACCGCGCGGATGCGAGCGATCGCACGAGGCTGGCGGTGGCGCCGATCCCGGACGAAGGGATCGGAGAGGCGATCAACGACCGGCTGCGGCGCGCGGCGACGCGTTAG
- the msrA gene encoding peptide-methionine (S)-S-oxide reductase MsrA, which yields MTEYVTLAGGCFWCTEAVFKDVIGVESVESGYIGGTVPNPTYKQVCGGDTGHAEAIRIGFDPQQLVLDDLLDIYFATHDPTQLNRQGNDVGTQYRSAMFPADEAQAAAMKAAIERAQAGLDKPVVTTIEPMAEWYPAEDYHQDYWETSGRSNPYCMAVIPPKLQKLRKSFAARSKAVTA from the coding sequence GTGACCGAATATGTAACGCTGGCCGGGGGCTGTTTCTGGTGCACCGAGGCGGTGTTCAAGGACGTGATCGGGGTCGAATCGGTCGAAAGCGGCTATATCGGCGGCACCGTGCCCAACCCGACCTACAAGCAGGTGTGCGGCGGCGACACCGGCCATGCCGAGGCGATCCGCATCGGTTTCGATCCGCAGCAGCTGGTGCTGGACGATCTGCTCGACATTTATTTTGCGACGCACGACCCGACGCAGCTCAACCGGCAGGGCAATGACGTCGGCACGCAATATCGCTCGGCGATGTTCCCGGCGGACGAGGCGCAGGCGGCGGCGATGAAGGCGGCGATCGAACGCGCCCAGGCCGGGCTGGACAAGCCGGTCGTGACGACCATCGAGCCGATGGCCGAGTGGTATCCGGCCGAGGATTATCATCAGGACTATTGGGAAACTTCGGGTCGGTCGAACCCCTATTGCATGGCGGTGATCCCGCCCAAGTTGCAGAAGCTGCGCAAGAGCTTCGCCGCGCGGTCGAAGGCGGTGACGGCGTAA
- the galE gene encoding UDP-glucose 4-epimerase GalE produces MATIDGKVMVTGGAGYIGSHAVLALLDAGHEVVVLDNLVTGFDWAVDPRASLVVANVADDEAVRAAIREHNVRAIMHFAGSIIVPESVTDPLKYYRNNTAASRSLMESAVAEGVGHFIFSSTAATYGTPERVPIKESDPKAPINPYGMSKLMTEIMLKDVAAAHPINYCALRYFNVAGADPQGRSGQSTVGATHLIKIAVEAAIGKREGVGVYGTDFATRDGTGVRDYIHVSDLAAAHVAALELLIERPGESHTLNCGYGRGFSVLEVLDAVDRVTNLTIERRMEGRRAGDPAELVADNSAILATLPWRPERDNLEGIVRDALAWERKLAEMGR; encoded by the coding sequence ATGGCGACGATCGACGGCAAGGTAATGGTGACGGGCGGGGCCGGCTATATCGGCAGCCATGCCGTGCTGGCGCTGCTGGACGCGGGCCATGAGGTCGTCGTGCTCGACAATCTCGTCACCGGCTTCGACTGGGCGGTCGATCCGCGCGCATCGCTGGTCGTCGCCAATGTCGCCGACGACGAGGCGGTGCGCGCCGCGATCCGCGAGCATAACGTCCGCGCGATCATGCACTTCGCCGGTTCGATCATCGTGCCCGAGTCTGTCACCGACCCGCTCAAATATTATCGCAACAACACCGCCGCCAGCCGCTCGCTGATGGAAAGCGCGGTGGCCGAGGGCGTCGGCCACTTCATCTTCTCGTCGACCGCCGCCACCTATGGCACGCCCGAGCGGGTGCCGATCAAGGAAAGCGATCCCAAGGCGCCGATCAACCCGTACGGCATGTCCAAGCTGATGACCGAGATCATGCTGAAGGACGTCGCCGCCGCGCATCCGATCAACTATTGCGCGCTGCGCTACTTCAACGTCGCGGGCGCCGACCCCCAGGGCCGGTCGGGCCAGTCGACGGTCGGCGCGACGCATCTCATCAAGATCGCGGTCGAGGCGGCGATCGGCAAGCGCGAGGGCGTAGGCGTCTATGGCACCGACTTCGCCACCCGCGACGGGACGGGCGTGCGCGATTACATCCACGTCTCCGACCTCGCCGCCGCGCATGTCGCAGCGCTCGAACTGCTCATCGAGCGGCCGGGCGAGAGCCACACGCTGAACTGCGGCTATGGCCGTGGCTTCTCGGTGCTGGAGGTGCTGGACGCTGTCGACCGCGTAACCAACCTGACGATCGAGCGCCGCATGGAAGGCCGCCGCGCGGGCGACCCGGCCGAGCTGGTCGCCGACAATAGTGCGATCCTCGCAACTTTGCCCTGGCGGCCCGAGCGCGATAATCTGGAAGGCATCGTCCGCGACGCGCTGGCCTGGGAGCGCAAGCTGGCCGAGATGGGCCGCTAA
- a CDS encoding HpcH/HpaI aldolase/citrate lyase family protein, with product MPLRSLLFVPGDRPERMAKAMGVGADALILDLEDAVAPDAKPRAREEVARFLSQPRDTRVQLFVRINPVDGPLAADDLAAILPARPDGIVLPKAEGLVSLHALAARGVTHIPILPIVTETPMALFRLHEYAGSSLKLTGLTWGAEDLPAAIGATTSREADGSYTAPYQLARSLTLFGAHAAGIAAIETVYPDFRDLDGLAAYAARGNRDGFTGMMAIHPAQVPVINAAFTPSAEDLARARAIVDLFLANPGAGALQLDGKMVDAPHLKAAQALLARAAP from the coding sequence ATGCCGCTGCGCTCGCTCCTCTTCGTGCCCGGCGACCGCCCCGAGCGGATGGCCAAGGCCATGGGCGTGGGCGCGGACGCATTGATCCTCGACCTGGAGGATGCGGTCGCCCCCGATGCCAAGCCGCGTGCGCGTGAAGAGGTGGCGCGGTTCCTGTCCCAGCCGCGTGACACCCGCGTGCAGCTGTTCGTGCGGATCAACCCGGTCGACGGACCGCTGGCGGCGGACGATCTGGCGGCGATCCTGCCCGCCCGGCCCGATGGCATCGTCCTGCCCAAGGCCGAAGGGCTGGTCAGCCTCCATGCGCTGGCGGCGCGCGGGGTGACGCATATCCCGATCCTGCCGATCGTCACCGAGACGCCGATGGCGCTGTTCCGGCTGCACGAATATGCAGGGTCCAGCCTGAAGCTGACCGGCCTGACCTGGGGCGCGGAGGATTTGCCCGCCGCGATCGGCGCGACCACCTCGCGCGAGGCGGACGGCAGCTATACCGCCCCCTATCAGCTGGCGCGCTCGCTGACCCTGTTCGGCGCCCATGCCGCCGGGATCGCCGCGATCGAAACCGTCTATCCCGACTTTCGCGATCTGGACGGGCTGGCCGCCTATGCCGCGCGCGGCAATCGGGACGGCTTTACCGGCATGATGGCGATCCATCCCGCGCAGGTGCCGGTCATCAACGCCGCCTTCACGCCCTCGGCAGAGGATCTCGCGCGGGCCAGGGCGATCGTCGATCTGTTCCTCGCCAATCCCGGCGCAGGCGCGCTGCAACTGGATGGCAAGATGGTCGATGCGCCGCATCTGAAGGCGGCCCAAGCCTTATTGGCGCGCGCCGCGCCATGA
- a CDS encoding phosphatase PAP2 family protein, whose protein sequence is MALRGLAAGAMALALLLIVGLAVDHWPFDWDRAILTGLRAHAGSEALRAAAVDFTALGSVPVLILMVAGASILLLARGWWLLALATVASGISGGAVVTWVKLMVARPRPDLVPHWVDVHNASFPSGHAAGSAMVYLTLAALATQLTRHRQVRHAIVAIAVLLVGTIGASRVYLGVHWPSDVAAGWCFGTLWALGWWWATAAARRSWRGARQ, encoded by the coding sequence ATGGCGTTGCGCGGCCTGGCGGCGGGGGCGATGGCGCTGGCCCTGTTGCTGATCGTGGGGCTGGCGGTGGATCACTGGCCCTTTGACTGGGATCGCGCGATCCTGACGGGACTGCGCGCCCATGCCGGGTCGGAGGCTCTGCGCGCCGCCGCGGTGGATTTCACCGCTTTGGGCAGCGTGCCGGTATTGATCCTGATGGTCGCGGGGGCGTCGATCCTGTTGCTGGCGCGCGGCTGGTGGCTGCTCGCGCTGGCGACGGTCGCTTCGGGGATCAGCGGCGGCGCGGTCGTGACCTGGGTGAAGCTCATGGTTGCACGCCCACGCCCCGATCTGGTGCCGCACTGGGTCGACGTTCACAATGCCAGCTTCCCCAGCGGCCATGCGGCGGGCAGCGCGATGGTCTATCTGACGCTGGCGGCGCTGGCGACGCAACTGACCCGCCATCGTCAAGTGCGCCATGCCATCGTCGCGATCGCGGTGCTGCTGGTCGGCACGATCGGGGCCAGCCGCGTCTATCTGGGCGTGCATTGGCCCTCCGACGTGGCGGCGGGATGGTGCTTCGGTACGCTCTGGGCGCTGGGCTGGTGGTGGGCGACGGCGGCCGCCCGCCGGTCATGGCGCGGCGCGCGCCAATAA